A window from Lactiplantibacillus pentosus encodes these proteins:
- the glpK gene encoding glycerol kinase GlpK — protein MTDKYIMAIDEGTTSTRAIIFDHAGHKVADSQREFPQYFPQPGWVEHNANEIWNAVLSTIANAFIESGIKPAQISGIGITNQRETTIVWDKKTGLPIHNAIVWQSRQTAPIAEQLVKDGHGDLIHKHTGLVTDAYFSATKIRWILDHVKGAQERAEKGELLFGTIDTWLVWKLTGGVTHVTDYSNASRTMLYNIHKLEWDSEILQLLNIPAAMLPEVRTNSEIYGKTKDYHFFGSEVPISGMAGDQQAALFGQLAFEPGTVKNTYGTGAFIVMNTGEQPQLSDNNLLTTIGYGINGKVYYALEGSIFVAGSAIQWLRDGIRLVESAPDSERAARESHNENEVYVVPAFTGLGAPYWDSEARGSVFGLTRGTTREDFIKATLQALAYQTRDVIETMKKDSGIEIPVLKVDGGAARNDWLMQFQADILDTQIMRAANLETTALGAAFLAGLSVGYWKDLDELKASYKPGTSFKPEMGAAERTNLYDGWQAAVKATQVFKHIPYHAAK, from the coding sequence ATGACCGACAAGTACATTATGGCGATTGACGAAGGGACGACGAGTACCCGCGCCATTATCTTCGACCACGCAGGCCATAAAGTGGCTGACTCGCAACGGGAGTTTCCACAGTATTTCCCACAACCGGGTTGGGTCGAACATAATGCGAATGAAATTTGGAATGCAGTTCTGTCTACCATTGCGAATGCCTTTATTGAATCTGGAATCAAGCCGGCTCAGATCAGCGGTATCGGAATTACGAATCAGCGTGAAACGACGATCGTCTGGGACAAAAAGACGGGCTTGCCGATTCACAACGCCATCGTTTGGCAATCACGGCAAACGGCGCCAATTGCTGAACAACTCGTGAAGGACGGTCATGGCGACCTGATTCACAAGCATACGGGTTTAGTGACCGATGCCTATTTCTCAGCTACGAAGATTCGTTGGATTTTGGACCACGTCAAGGGTGCGCAAGAACGGGCTGAAAAGGGTGAATTGCTCTTTGGCACGATCGATACTTGGTTGGTGTGGAAGCTGACGGGTGGCGTGACGCACGTTACGGATTACTCCAATGCCAGTCGGACGATGCTTTATAATATCCACAAATTAGAGTGGGATTCAGAGATTTTGCAATTATTAAATATTCCAGCCGCAATGCTGCCGGAGGTCCGGACGAATTCAGAAATTTACGGCAAGACTAAGGACTACCATTTCTTCGGCTCGGAAGTTCCAATCAGCGGTATGGCAGGTGATCAGCAAGCTGCACTGTTCGGACAACTGGCATTCGAACCAGGGACCGTCAAGAATACGTATGGTACCGGGGCGTTTATCGTGATGAACACCGGGGAACAGCCACAATTGTCAGATAATAACTTGTTAACGACGATTGGTTACGGGATCAATGGCAAAGTTTACTACGCGTTAGAAGGGTCGATTTTCGTTGCTGGTTCAGCCATTCAGTGGTTACGCGATGGCATTCGATTAGTCGAGAGCGCTCCGGATTCAGAACGGGCCGCGCGTGAATCACATAACGAAAATGAAGTGTACGTCGTGCCGGCCTTTACCGGGCTCGGCGCACCATACTGGGATTCGGAAGCCCGCGGGTCGGTGTTTGGACTGACGCGGGGGACGACGCGTGAAGACTTTATCAAGGCGACCTTACAAGCCCTGGCCTACCAGACGCGTGACGTGATCGAAACGATGAAGAAGGACTCAGGTATCGAAATTCCAGTGCTAAAAGTCGATGGTGGCGCTGCTCGTAATGATTGGCTGATGCAATTCCAAGCAGATATCTTAGATACGCAGATCATGCGTGCCGCTAACCTAGAAACGACCGCGCTCGGGGCAGCGTTCTTAGCTGGTTTAAGCGTTGGCTACTGGAAAGATTTGGACGAGTTGAAAGCATCCTACAAGCCGGGCACGAGTTTTAAACCGGAAATGGGTGCGGCAGAACGAACGAACTTATACGACGGATGGCAGGCAGCGGTCAAGGCGACCCAAGTCTTCAAGCACATCCCTTATCACGCAGCGAAATAG
- a CDS encoding MIP/aquaporin family protein: MMKDPLALQLLGEFLGTFILILLGDGVVAGVTLNKSKAQNAGWVAITLGWGFAVTMGVYASSFMSPAHLNPAVSLGMAVAGKFPWAYVLPYSAAQIAGGIVGGLAVWLHYYPHWQATKDAGAILGIFSTGPGIRQYFWNFISEVIGTFVLVFGLLAFTKGQFTAGLNPIVVGILIIAIGLSLGGTTGYAINPARDLGPRIAHAVLPIANKGTSDWAYSWVPIAGPLVGGALGALLFNVLP; encoded by the coding sequence ATGATGAAAGATCCATTAGCATTACAATTATTGGGGGAATTTCTCGGGACCTTTATCTTGATTCTATTAGGTGATGGGGTCGTTGCTGGGGTAACCCTCAACAAATCTAAAGCGCAAAATGCGGGCTGGGTCGCGATTACCTTAGGCTGGGGTTTTGCCGTCACGATGGGCGTCTATGCGTCCAGCTTCATGAGCCCGGCACACTTGAATCCCGCCGTTTCGTTAGGTATGGCGGTTGCGGGCAAGTTTCCATGGGCATACGTCTTGCCCTATAGTGCCGCTCAAATTGCCGGTGGGATCGTTGGTGGCCTGGCAGTCTGGCTACACTACTACCCACATTGGCAAGCCACAAAGGACGCCGGCGCCATTCTCGGAATCTTCTCGACTGGCCCTGGTATTCGGCAATATTTCTGGAACTTCATCAGTGAAGTGATTGGAACCTTTGTCCTAGTTTTCGGCTTGTTAGCCTTCACGAAAGGCCAGTTCACCGCGGGTTTGAATCCAATCGTCGTCGGAATTCTGATCATTGCGATTGGGTTGTCACTCGGTGGAACGACCGGGTACGCCATCAATCCAGCGCGGGACTTGGGACCACGGATTGCGCATGCCGTCTTACCAATCGCGAATAAAGGCACTTCTGATTGGGCCTACAGTTGGGTGCCGATTGCTGGACCATTGGTTGGTGGTGCGTTAGGTGCACTGTTGTTTAATGTATTGCCATAA
- the glpO gene encoding type 1 glycerol-3-phosphate oxidase: protein MAFSATTRQQNIERLQNETLDLLVIGGGITGAGVAIQATAMNMKTGLIDMQDFAEGTSSRSTKLVHGGIRYLKTFDVGVVADTVKERAVVQGIAPHIPKPDPMLLPIYNETGATFDLFSVKVAMDLYDKLAEVKDPKFTNYTLSKEEVLQREPQLSPKNLVGGGVYLDFRNNDARLVIENIKKAHENGGIMASHVKATGLLHDDDGHINGITAEDLFTGETFEIHARVVINTTGPWSDTIRKMDHGETYQSQMRPTKGVHLVVDAEKLPVPQPTYFDSGDQDGRMIFVVPRENKTYFGTTDTDYHGDLEHPTVTQEDVDYLLEIVNRRYPTAKITLDDIEASWAGLRPLIAANGSSDYNGGNSGKISDKSFKEVIKVVDQFENQEASREDVESVLNDLESSLAEDKLSPSAVSRGSSLTSSPDGLLTLAGGKITDYRKMAAGAMALVAKILADKFDAHFNEINSKNLPVSGGDIDPHNVDATIAFYAKQGTDNGLTNDEALRIANMYGSNAARVFSLIGKVEPTHGLSLAETISLRYALDEEMTLTPVDYLLRRTNHLLFMRDTLDDLKDGVIATMADYLGWDAATTKEQTDRLNQTIAESDLTALKQG, encoded by the coding sequence ATGGCATTTTCAGCAACGACGCGTCAACAAAATATTGAGCGCTTACAAAATGAAACGTTAGATCTATTAGTAATTGGTGGTGGTATCACCGGTGCCGGAGTCGCTATTCAAGCAACGGCCATGAACATGAAGACCGGTCTGATCGACATGCAAGACTTCGCTGAAGGAACGTCGTCACGGTCGACCAAGCTCGTCCACGGTGGGATTCGTTATCTGAAGACTTTTGATGTGGGGGTTGTCGCCGATACAGTTAAGGAACGGGCAGTCGTTCAAGGTATCGCGCCCCACATTCCTAAGCCCGACCCAATGTTACTCCCCATCTATAATGAGACGGGTGCGACTTTTGACCTCTTTTCAGTCAAAGTGGCGATGGATCTCTATGACAAGTTAGCGGAAGTCAAAGATCCAAAATTCACCAACTACACGCTTTCTAAGGAAGAAGTCTTACAACGCGAACCCCAACTGAGTCCGAAAAACTTAGTCGGTGGTGGCGTCTACCTTGACTTCCGAAACAACGATGCCCGTTTGGTAATTGAAAACATCAAGAAGGCTCATGAAAATGGCGGTATCATGGCCAGTCATGTCAAGGCCACTGGGTTATTACATGACGATGACGGCCATATCAACGGGATTACCGCTGAAGACTTGTTCACCGGCGAAACCTTTGAAATTCATGCCCGGGTCGTCATCAACACGACTGGCCCTTGGTCCGACACGATTCGGAAGATGGACCATGGTGAAACTTATCAATCACAGATGCGCCCAACTAAAGGGGTCCACTTGGTAGTCGATGCTGAAAAACTGCCGGTGCCACAACCAACCTACTTTGATTCAGGCGACCAAGATGGCCGGATGATTTTCGTGGTACCACGTGAGAACAAGACTTACTTCGGGACGACCGATACTGATTATCACGGTGACTTGGAACATCCAACGGTGACCCAAGAAGATGTTGATTACCTGCTTGAAATCGTGAACCGGCGCTACCCAACGGCGAAGATTACCTTAGATGATATTGAAGCAAGCTGGGCTGGGTTACGGCCATTGATCGCCGCTAATGGGAGTTCAGACTACAACGGTGGTAATTCTGGCAAAATCAGCGACAAGAGTTTCAAAGAAGTCATCAAAGTAGTCGACCAATTTGAAAATCAAGAAGCGAGCCGTGAAGATGTTGAGAGCGTGCTGAATGACCTCGAAAGTTCGCTGGCTGAAGACAAGTTAAGTCCATCGGCGGTATCACGGGGTAGTTCATTAACCAGTAGTCCGGATGGCCTGTTAACGTTGGCCGGTGGTAAGATTACCGATTACCGTAAAATGGCCGCGGGTGCCATGGCGTTGGTCGCCAAAATTCTGGCGGACAAGTTTGATGCCCACTTTAACGAAATCAATTCTAAGAATCTCCCGGTCTCTGGTGGCGATATTGATCCGCACAACGTTGATGCGACGATTGCCTTTTACGCAAAACAGGGGACGGATAACGGATTGACCAATGATGAAGCGCTACGGATTGCGAACATGTATGGCTCCAATGCGGCTCGGGTCTTCAGTCTGATTGGTAAGGTCGAACCGACACACGGGCTGAGTTTAGCTGAAACGATTAGCCTTCGTTACGCCTTGGATGAAGAAATGACGTTGACACCGGTTGATTATCTACTTCGGCGTACGAATCACTTACTCTTCATGCGTGACACGCTGGATGACCTGAAAGACGGTGTCATTGCGACGATGGCTGACTATCTCGGCTGGGATGCCGCAACGACGAAGGAACAAACGGATCGTTTGAACCAAACGATTGCTGAATCGGACTTAACGGCACTCAAGCAGGGCTAA
- a CDS encoding DUF2247 family protein: MNKIKLHLKDLQEYKAVYEWCTFYVGIEEAYFSKEILTEFAIELMQKGEDSELISALAWGIAEEDFTGIMASIKQEHRQFLEQGTDSWEAEYRKLRYVYLKKVEEATSKNELLDAIAQFYDNFGYPEDMSGFINYMPQDLPTSSAELLNRFNCFLAAERRFTLITY; this comes from the coding sequence ATGAATAAAATAAAGTTACATTTGAAAGATCTACAAGAATACAAGGCGGTTTACGAATGGTGTACGTTTTATGTGGGAATAGAAGAGGCCTATTTTAGTAAAGAAATTTTAACTGAATTTGCCATTGAATTAATGCAGAAGGGTGAAGATAGCGAATTAATAAGTGCTTTGGCATGGGGAATAGCCGAAGAAGACTTTACCGGCATTATGGCGAGCATCAAACAAGAGCATCGTCAATTTTTAGAGCAAGGAACAGATTCCTGGGAAGCCGAGTATCGAAAATTGAGATATGTTTATCTGAAAAAAGTAGAAGAAGCTACTAGTAAAAATGAGTTACTAGATGCAATCGCGCAATTTTATGATAATTTTGGTTATCCGGAAGATATGTCTGGATTTATAAATTATATGCCACAAGATTTACCAACTTCTTCTGCTGAGTTGTTAAATAGATTTAACTGCTTTTTGGCGGCTGAAAGAAGATTTACACTTATCACTTATTGA